CCCGAAATGTTGCTGGAAGCCTGAAAAATGAAAGTCTGGTTGAGCCTGATGGGGCGTGCACCGCTGATTTCGAGTGTCACCGTGCCTTTGGCGGGTTTCAGCAGTTCGGTCAGTTTTTCGATGGAGCTGCCAATATCGGGGGTGAACGGACTTTCGGTGCCCTCAGCAAGATCGGTTGCCGCCGCAGGGCCTGCGAGCACGGTAAGCGGCAAAAGCAGGCTGAAGAGCTTGGCAAATCTCGAAATTGCTGGAAATCGTGTCCAATAGATCATCGCAACACAGCCGCTTTTGGCGGCTCCCACAGAGTGATGCTCGCTGTTGGTCAAGCTTTTCGCATGTGTGACTCCAATGCAATAGTGCAGATATAGCATTGGCTGCGCACTGTCACTTGTACAATTGTTTTGAAATTGGGTGGTTGGTATGATTGGCAGGTATCCTGCCTCTTCTGCCAGAGGGGGATCTGCTGATTGTACGCGGCAATTGTTCGGGAAGGCGGAGACAAATGGGGGTTTTGTCTGGAGGTTTGAGGCTGCAACCGAGCCTGCTTCTCATCTGGGGCTGGCCGCTGCTTGTCGTGATCTGTCTCTGTGTGCTTGTCTCTGCTCCAGCGGGTGCGGAAGAGCGGTTTGCCCTGTTGATCGCGAATTCGGCCTATTCCGACAGCATCGGTCCTCTCGACAATCCGAAAAATGATGTTGCTCTGCTGGAGCGGGCGCTGACCCAATTGGGCTTTCAGGTAGAAACCGCCATTGATCAGAACAAGCGATCGCTGATGAAAGCCATTCTTGCTCATTCCGAGAAACTGCAAGCGGCAGGCAACGGGGCGGTGGGCTTTCTCTATTATTCGGGCCACGGCTTTTCGGACAGTACGTCCGGGGCGAATTTCATCCTGCCCATCGATGTGGCCAGCCAGTCCGATCTTGACCTCGAGCTTGATGCCATTCGGCTTGAGTGGATTGTCGATATCCTGCAGCAGCGGGCAGGCAATGCGGCCAATTTCGTAGTCTTCGATGCCTGCCGTAACAAGCTCAAGGGTTTCAAGGGCAGCAAGGGCTTTGTGCCCGAAATCAGCTATTCGAAAGGTATGCTGATCGGCTTTGCCACCGCGCCGGGGGATGTGGCGTCTGATCAGGGCAGTCAGGGCGGGCCCTATGCGCGGGCGCTCGCCAAGCAGATGATGACGCCGGGGCGGCATGAGGGGGATCTGTTCTTCTATGTCGCCAAGGATGTAATCGCCGAGACGAAAGGGGCGCAGCAACCATGGGTCAGCAATTCGCTGACCGATCGGGTCTATTTCAATGGAAAGGTCGATGGGGTTGAGAGACCCGTTGTCTCCGGACCGGCGTCTCTGACGCCAGCCTGTGAGGCCGAGAAACAGGCATTTGC
This window of the uncultured Cohaesibacter sp. genome carries:
- a CDS encoding caspase family protein, whose amino-acid sequence is MGVLSGGLRLQPSLLLIWGWPLLVVICLCVLVSAPAGAEERFALLIANSAYSDSIGPLDNPKNDVALLERALTQLGFQVETAIDQNKRSLMKAILAHSEKLQAAGNGAVGFLYYSGHGFSDSTSGANFILPIDVASQSDLDLELDAIRLEWIVDILQQRAGNAANFVVFDACRNKLKGFKGSKGFVPEISYSKGMLIGFATAPGDVASDQGSQGGPYARALAKQMMTPGRHEGDLFFYVAKDVIAETKGAQQPWVSNSLTDRVYFNGKVDGVERPVVSGPASLTPACEAEKQAFATTRAVAAFAVASNGTCATSQNQVSRQEAERDALEKCGLLGEHCLIDAVNEGAWELTSDRCKEALAAWKSESGIGAFAISRSGQLCGSHVGVEALELAKERALDACNKDSVDCRVIETRRGDWTPNADCKEELEVQETRQPAWAVAVARSG